Part of the Molothrus aeneus isolate 106 chromosome 8, BPBGC_Maene_1.0, whole genome shotgun sequence genome is shown below.
TCTCCCAGACAGCTGCATGGCTGCAGAACGGACATATGGGCaccagagcagcctgagcagaCAAGGCGCAGGGAAGGGTGCCAGCTACAGCTGTCTTGGGTCCATCCCCTTCTCCAGGGTACAGCCCAGATCAGCCTGGGACATCCtgggtgggaaagggttaaGGAAGCAACGCGAGTGCAGCAGgggctccccagagcagaggcacagacTCAGCTCAAGGTAAGGCTGCCAGGACACCCACGGGGGGCAGACACCGCTCTTGtggggcagccctgctccccacagcacagccaggaggtgACTCAGGGCTCTAATGAAGGCATCATGGCAGATGAAGGAACtggggcagctggcagggagacccttgctcagccccagcctcgCCAGCCCCCTCACCTTCATCTGATGTGGTGCCAGCTGGCACAGCGGGCTCAGCACCCCCAACACCTTcctgggaggaactggggatGTAGAGGCCAGactgggctgtgggatgtggcaggctgagagccaggagctggTCCATGGTCAAGAGCAGgacagtgctggcagtgccacaggaacagcccagggacatggcacacCCACGACTGTGCTCAGTATCAGCACTCTGGCAGCTCCACCCTGCACACCCGgcctccctctgcctctgctcccaggcctcaccagccccttcccagcccagctcccatgGCAATTACACCCTGCCCAAGCCCATCCATCACGGATTAGCTATTTTCTATCAGCATTTATCTCCAGACAATCTTACTCCTGCTGTGACAGCCTGATGCCTCGATCACCCTCCCTCCTGCTACCAGGCAGCCCTGATAAGAGGCTGCTGTATCTTATCGGGCTCCCCGGCAGTTACACATTAATGGTGCCATCTCCGGGCTGGGTGGGATGAACCCAGCCCACCCTCGGGCTGGAAGCAAGCAGCACTGCGTGATGCAGTGAcggctgctgagcacagagggcatgggcagggtgggcaggctaCAGGGAAGGGCAAGTTGTGCAGCTGAGGTTCCCAGCATTGTCCCAAAGCAGtaccccagcagggctggggggacagtccctgcccccagcccagggcaaaGAGCAGCTGCTATCACTGCCTGCACTGGACTGTTTGCTCTCTCAGCCCATTAACAGAGCTGCCTTATCCGGTGGGCAGGGGCCAGCGGCAGCCCAAAGCCCGCTGGCCAGGCAGGGGCATCGATCATGGGAAAGGGAGGGGTGGCCCAGATAACCCCTGCAGACAAATGGGTTTCTAATAGGGTCTTAAGCCTTGCACCCCCCATCTCcaagggaatgggggaatgtcATCTGGGCAGGACCCTCATGTCATTTGGGCTCTAGCTTTGCCCACACCCTGAGCACTGGCAGAGCCTGGGTGCAGGCCCTTTGCTGGAAGGTGTAATCCCAGCTATCCTGTGCCAGCAGACCATGCACTGCCCAAGGTACATGCTGGCAGAACCATCCATGAGAATAAGGACCCCCATGCCCATGGCACTGCCTCATTGATGGCACACCTGGCATCGGGGTACAGGagccctcccagggctgcagcatgaAGCTTCTGGGGTGTCCTCTTCCTTAAACCCCAGCACCCCACGCATATTGTCTTGGGAGAAAAGAGTGGGGAGTAGTGTGGCACAGGGTAGGAAGCAGGATCCCCTGCCCCATGGCAGAACATGCCACTGGGGtgccaggtgggatgggggcAGCACGACTGATATGAATAATGGGGACAACTTGTGGCCACAACACCTCGCCATGGACAGGCAAGCCAGCCCTTCTAGAAAGCATCACCCAGggggcacacagagcagagtgggCTGGGGGGGTGCATGCAGGGAGGCTTCCTGGGAGGGCGAGGGGCACTGGAGCACCATGTGccaaggagggaaggagggagggagggagggaggtggcAGCGGTGCGGGCAGGCTAGGGGGAGCCGGGGGCCAGCCCCGGGGGGCCCGGCAGGCAGAGCAGATTGGCTGCCGGCGAGGTCTCCAACCTCCTTAGAAAGGGCAGCGGGCGTGGGAGGCGCtaagggagcaggcagggtgcCGAGACACGCTCCCGTCCCGCTCGGCAGCCGCGGCCGGCAGCGGCGGGCGCGCAGCGGCGATGCCGCAGGCGGGCACCCACCCGCGCTCCCGGGGCACGGCGCTGCTGGCCCTGTCGCTGGTGCTGGCAGGGTCCCTGGGCGGCGGGCAGCACTACGACTACTACGGCTGGCAGCCCGAGAGCCTGCCCCACGGGCGCTTCTACGGGCGGGAGCCGCAGTGCCTCGACATCCCGGCCGACATGCAGCTCTGCCGCGACGTGGGCTACAAGCGCATGCGGCTGCCCAACCTGCTGGAGCACGAGACCATGGCCGAAGCCAAGCAGCAGGCCGGCAGCTGGGTGCCCCTGCTCGCCAAGCAGTGCCACACCGACAcccagctcttcctctgctccctcttCGCCCCCGTGTGCCTTGACCGGCCCGTGTATCCCTGCCGCTCCCTCTGCGAGGTGGTACGGGACTCCTGTGCCCCCGTCATGGAGTCCTACGGCTTCCCCTGGCCTGAGATGCTGCACTGTGGCAAGTTCCCCTCTGACCACGAGCTCTGCATCGCCGTCCAGTTTGGGAACAGCAAAGCCACGCCGCCCCCAGGTAAGTGGGAAGGGTACTGTAATGGGCTGGGAATGCATGTGGAGCCTCTGCACAGGTGTCCCTTCGCCcctcagagcacagcccaggacacCAGTGCTGGCCAAGGACTCTGCGTGTAacagggcaggagggggcaCAGGATCAGCTTTGTCTGGGCACTATTGCCCAGTAGCActgtgctcccagctgcctgcatAGAGCTGTCCCGGGATGAGGAAGAACACGGGAtgaggtgggagctgctggccgATCCACCGCAGTGCTGTGTCCCTCTGCCGCCACTGGGTCCCATGTCAGCAGGAGAGAGCATGCTGCACCTGCGGTGTCAGCCCCACTGCTGCTACAGGGTGGCTGTCCCCTCAGCCAGGAGAGGGAACATCACCTAAAGGCAGCCTAGGCTCAGGGTCAGGGCTGTGACAGCCTTAGGCTGGGACCACTCTCACTGTTGCAGTGCTTCAAAGTGCCAGCATCTGATGGGTGGATGTCCCCATATCTCCTCCCCTCCTGGGGAGTGACCCTGGCCAGCAAGGTGCTCTGTGCCTCTCTGCATCACCCCAGCACAGCTACCtagggagcagaggagctgctggggctctcccaAGCGTGTCCCCgaggagctggccctggtgACAAGTaccagcagcacaaagctgtgACACTAACTGGTCTCTCACCACAGTGTCCAAGATCTGCACCCAGTGTGAGATGGAGCACAAGGCGGATGGCATGATGGAGCAGATGTGCTCCAGTGACTTTGGTGAGTGCTGGAGTCTCCTTACCAGGCCCCTGGACAAGGCTTTGCCTCCCCTAGGTCTGGCAGCTGGGGTGGGAGTTGGCCAGAGGGTGGGGTTGTATGGGGACAGCCCCTGGGAGACCCCTGAGCCATTCCCTTGGACCCTTCATGACTGGGATGGGTGCACCACACGAGAAGACATTGGTGGGGGATAGGGGAGAAGACATCTGGGAGGGTCACTGGGGGTGTCTGCTGgaccctccccaaacccctttcCCCTCCTCACCCAGTAACTTCCCCAGAGACCCAacccagggatgggctgcaCCCTGTCCTGCCCAGGTGCCCGGCCCaggccctcccctccccagcacccagccgtgctccctccctccctccctccctcccccaacCGTGCCCCGCTGCCCCACACAGTGGTGAAAATGCGCATCAAGGAGGTGACGGAGGAGAACGGGGAGCGCCGGCTGGTGGCTGCCCAGAAGAAGAAGGTGCTGAAACTGGGCCCGCTGAAGCGCAAGGACACCAAGAAGATGGTGCTGCACATGAGGAACGCGGGTACCTGCCCCTGCCCCCAGCTCGACAGCCTCAGTGGCAGCTTCCTGGTCATGGGCCGCAAGGTGGGCGGCcgcctgctcctcctggccatCTACCCCTGGCAGAAGCACAACAAGGAGATGAAGTTTGCAGTCAAGTTCATGTTCTCCTACCCCTGCCCGCTCTACCACCCCCTGCTCTatggggctgggcagcactAGGGCTTTTTGCCCACCCTGCCCTTTCCCAGAACTCCTGCACTGGCCTAACATCCCACCCCTGGCTTCTCTGGCTGCACCCCAGGACctcagccctgctcacctcaggcCCTTGGTTGTGCCCCAGAACCCAGCTGTGCACCTGCAGGATTCCCTGCTGCATTTGTGGGAGCCCTGATCCACAGCCAGGACACCTGCCTCCTCCCGAGACCCCTACTCTGCACCCCTGGGATCCCTGTTCTGCTCCCAGGACCCTCACCCCTGTCCAGGACCTTAGTCTGGACCCAGGACCCTTGTTCTGCATGCTCGTGAGCCCCTCTGTACTGGACACCCTTGTCTACTCCCAGGTTCCCCACCCAGAAGCCCAGAGACCCTTGCTTTCATTTAGGATCCTTGCTTGGCCTCCTTGGCTACacctgggacccctcccctgCAGCCATGTCCTTTGCACAGCTCCCTCATGACATGCCACAGACCCTCAGCCCCCCCATCCCTGTTCCAGCCCACCAAAACATCCCATCCCCTCACCTGGAGCTCACATCCAGCCCTGGATTATCTCACCTTCCAGAGATCCGGCCCAGGCAGGTCCCTCTTGCCCCTCTGTTCCCACTGACTGACTCCCTCCAGACCGAGTGGCCAGAGCTGCACAAACCCTTCCTGGGCTCCCCCACTCCCCATAGCACAGGGCTCACACCTCCAagtgccccagagcagccctgctgcatcCCTTGCACACACCCTGCTGTGACCCAGCCACGCACCCCTCGCCCACCAACACCACAGTAAATTATTCCAGCTCGGAGAAGTCTGTGTGCCACTCACTGCAGCTCATGGGTATGAGCCCCTTGGGGCTCCCTCAGGCACCCCAGAAGATTGGGAGGGGGGTCCCAGTCCTGCCCACGAGTGAGGCAGCCTGAGGGAGAGAGGTCACCTCAGGATCTGGCTCTAGCCCCACTCCaggtgctgtgcccagagcctgAGCCTGGGCAGTCCAGCCAAGCCAAGGGATGTGATTCCTGGTGGCCACAGGCATCCCTGGAGACTCAGGCACCCCTGCCACTCCAGGGAGCCTGGGAGGGCATTGAGATGAGTAGGATGGGGAGACAGGGccatcactgctgctggagcctcACAGCTGGGTTTAGCTGTGGTTTGCCAGGGAAGTTTCTTCCTTTGTCACCCCAGGGGATAAATCCATGGTCTGAGAGCTCACAACACTTGTGAGAAGCCTGGCACTGAGCATCAAAGGGGGCAGATACTGGACCAGGCAGCCTCCAACCCCGTCCTCCCCACACCATACCATCTGAAAgtcctctctgcagctccctgccagccctgctcggCTGCCAGACCTCCCATGCCACAGCCTCCAGCCTCCTCCAGAATGATTCCTAAGGCCACCCACCTGCACAAGCCGGCACCTTCCCAAAAGCccaaggagcagggcagccctcatcccagccctgagggcagcaggggctgtgccttAGCTCAGCTGGACTCCCCCAGTTGCCCCCCCAGTCCCAGCTGGCAGGGGGCTTCTTGAGGGACCCCATCATTCCTGCAGGGCACACTGGTATCCACCCATCCCAAAGGGTGAGGGGGCCCAAGGTGCTGCCAGGACATTCCCCCAGTGCCTGCCTGCCTGACACTGCCTTCTCTTCAGAGCTGACCAgcctcagggagctcctgggacaAGAAGGAAATTGAGACTGCAGGTTGTCTGCACCCACCCTCTTCTGGCTGACAAGAGCACTGTGCACCTGCCCTCCTTGGGCATGGCCTTGGCCCCACTGGTCAGCCTCCAGAGCCCCAAATCTCCCACTCTGGCCCCACAGCCAGCCAGGACCATGGGGCaaccagcccctgccccagcctttCACCAGAAATGGGCACTCTTccctggggaaaaataaaaagggggaaaaaattcaaaattatagGTTTGTTCAGAGCTTGACTGTGAGCACACTTTCATAGGAATAAACACTGTCAATTACATTTTATTGCAAAACttaaaaagcataaataaaacCCCATCTCCCACAGCCTAAGTTTATCTGTAGCCCTCTGTATTCTGTGTCATTAGCATCTTCCCAGAGAGTGTTCAGACATACATGGCCATAGCGCTCACTGCTCCAAGTGTTTTCTCTAGAAAATGAGTGGCTCCTCTGCCTCCCACTGTCAGCTGTCTCATCAAGCTGACCCCTCACAGTCCCTCACAGCCCAGTAATATCCCATTGCAGACACCCTCACAAACACACCCACAGCTCTTGTGGTGCTACACAGCCCCCTTCCCAATGTTACAGCTGCTCCACTGCCCCCACTGCTCAGCCCTCTGCACACCACtcccctgcacacccagcacaAGCCAGACACCTTCATGATCAAATGCCAAGTCCAGATTTTCTCCAAATTTCCATGCAAAGGAGTTTATGAGCCCACAGCCAAGCTAAGTGTTGAGGCTGCCTGCCACACTGGAGCTCCCACACTGGTGGGATGTGGAGCTTGCAGCAGGGTCTGGGTTCCAGCAACTTCTCAGACTAGTGGGTGTCACAGCCTGGTGGGCACCGACCCCCCAGACGCCCTGGCTtgggggaagctgcagctggctggcagGGACCCAGGCCACGGCTGttcccagctgcacagcagccagggtCACATTCCTGGGATAGCTGGGGGCTTTGCTGTTCACACAAGGAAAGGTCATCCTTGTGCACACAGGCAGCTGGTGGGACCAGCACccggggagggcaggggaaggagcagccacGGGAGGCAGAGGAAGCTCAGTAGCTCCTGTCAGAGCTGAGGTGCtccctggctccagcccagcaggatccagccctggcacagctgacaggcagctgcacacagctctgagcagggggCAAACAAGGCTACAGCAGGACACAAGATGGGAATTCCAGTAAAGCGTGGAGAGCTGGTGGCACAGAACACCATTTGTCCAGGAGCACCTGCAGGATAGCAGGGCCAAAGCCACAGAGGTGTCAGAGTGACCTGGGCCTGGGACAGCTTTTACTGGTATGACACAAGAGCCAGCTGAGGACAAGAGATTTATTGATCATTCTCTATATGCATTTATATATTAATCTGTAGTAGAAAGCAGCAGTCACTaagtgcacagagcagcaccaaCTCCTGCCTTTTGTCACACTGGAGACCCAGCCACACAGCCCAATCCAAACTcattctctttcctcctccGGGTTACAGCCAAATTCGGGGGTAAAAGACTAAAGCTGCAGGCTGTGAGGGTGAGGAGCACAGGAGTGGCTAGCAGAGTCTCAGCTGAGCCAGTCTAGACCCCaagggatgcaggaggagctCTGAATTGATCCCAAAAATACAGTCACTTATAGCACAGTGCTGGGAAAGGTAGGGACAGAGTCCTGAGGTTGTTCTGCCCCAGCCAAGAGGGGAAGGCAGGACCACAAGTAGGAAGGATGGCTCTTCCATCACTGAGCCAGGCCAAAGGGCCTGGGCAAGCACgtggcagggcacagcaagTGCCAGAGAGCACccaaggcttggagcagctgcagggatggggcacggCCGTGGGCAGTGCTCCACCACAGTGACCCAGCTGGTGCATGGCAAGGAAGGCTGGTCCGTCCAGCCTGGCgctggcaggaggagcacaAGTGCAAGCGTCCTCTGGCAGGGGAATGCCATGCTGGAATCCAAACACTCCAGGCTCCCAGTGGCAAGGGTGCCTGcctgctgtcccaggtgtcAGGCAGTGCAGGACACAAGAGCTGGCTGGGCCTGTTTCATCACTTGATGAGCACCTGGTTGCAGAGCGCGCACACAAACACCGTCTCCTTCTGAGCCTCCGGGgctggaaaggaaagcaaatgtCAGATCCCCCTTTCCCACCATGGGCTAGGGACCccagccacagagctgcttcaaGAGCTGCAAATTCATCACTGCTCTGTCCCGAGCCAGGCTGTGATGGGCACGCCCTGTCTACCCTccccaccagggctggggcaaaTGCCTGGGCACACAGAACAGGGGGAAGCAGAAGCTCTTCCCTCCACCTTTCAACTCACCCGTGGCTCCCATCACAGCCTTGGGGACTTTGAAGGAACAACACCTGGAGCAGAAGCTGTTCCCACAGTTACTGCAGCTCCGCTGTAGAGAAAGATGGAGGTGAGACCCAGACGTGGTATCAGACTAACCCAGGAATAAGTGAAAGGGGTCAAAAGTCTATACCTCCTTCTGAGAACTGCCCACAGACTGTGTGCCAAGCATTGCACACACGGCTCAGATAAGGCAACAGGTCATTCCCACCAGCAGACCCATGCTCTACTTCACCACAAAGGCCACAGGAAATGGACTAaaccagggcacagagcaggtaCCTTCTACAATAACACATGGGTTTGGCCTGAGGCACCTTCCAAAGGAGTAAATGGACAAATGCTGTACAACACAAGGGATCCCTGGTGCCATTAGGCATGTGACAACACCCAGCATTTAGCTGAGGTCATTTGGGCTGTGACCGAGGCCAGACACCTGAGCTGTTGGAGAAAGCTGGGGCAAGCCAGACATGAGCAACACCTCCGCCCCAGGTGCAGACAGCAAGCTGGGGCAGAAGCTGAAGACTCACCCTCTTCTTGAGCACAGAGAaggtggcagcacagcccgTGCAGTTCCCTGAAAGAAAGAGACCAGAGGtcaggcagggctctgctgcctggggctgcaaGTGGCACAAGAACATCTACAGCTGTTGTAAAGGCTCAGCTCAGAGGTGACACTGCTGCACCTTCCATCCTTGCCCTTCCTCGGAGTGCTGGGACTGTTCTCCACAGAGTGGAAAAGGTCACTGGAGGTGTCAGCACAGCCTAGCAAGCACCACACACCCTCTCCCAGTCCTCTGGTCACCACTGGAAGCAGCACAGACCCCAGGCTGCTgagctccccagcagcacctgctcccAAACTCACCAAAGTTGTTGCTGGGGTAGCGCTTGCGCAGGCGCTCGGTCAGGCGGGACACCTTGCTGCGGATCACCTCATTTTTGCTCATAAAACCATTGTCTGGGAGGCTGAGGTCAAAATCTGCTGAGCACTGAGAGCTCTCATCATcctcctgcagagagcagagccagctgagcacagcagggaggctgggggcACACTGcgggctgcagggcagcccacGCCAGAGGCAGGCACCCAACAAGCCGGTGCTGCACCTGGCATTTCTACAAGCCACCAGCAAACCAGGCAAAGCTCCAGCTGGGAGGAGATCCCACACCTCACCATGTACTCACCATGACCAGCAGCTGGTTCTCCTTCTCCCGCAGCATGGGACAGAGAGGAGAGTGAGCACACACAGAGTCAGAGGCACCCGGCCCCACAGTCACTCTTTCTGAGCACCCAGTTTGCCCAACAAGGTCTTTGTCCCTTTCCCACCTCAGCTGCCCCACCCCAACCAGCCTCAAACCTCAATTGCATCTTTGAACTCTTCATCAGGTTctgcctcctctgcttcctccacaCTGCCAGGGGTAAGGTCCTACAAGAGATTCACAAAGCTAATCCTGCTGTTCCCCTGCCTCTGTTCAAAGGTGGCCTCACATTTCTGGGCAGGTTCCAGGACAATGGATCTGGCCCCATGCAGCCTCACAAATGACACAAGTGTCAGAACGTGAGGTGAGCCCCTGCCTCCTCAGACCACATCCTTACATGTGGCAAAAGGACTGAGCCAAGCCcgagggcacagagcagcatcccAGTAACTCAAAAGTAGCTCACAGGCTTCCAGCAAagctggcagctgggagaagTTTGTGTGTAGAGGGACACAGGCACAGTCAGACCCAAGGGCTgactctgcagctcccaccccacaactgccagccctgcccctctctCACCTCTGCACTGGTGGGGGTGGGGGTCCgatctggggcagcagctggtggcaggGGTTCAGCAGGTTCTGGAGTGCTCTCGAGGGGTTTGGAGCCCACACACTGCTCGATGGAGGCCTTGAGCTCCATTATCACTGGTAAAAAGGGAAATACAGCTGGAGTGTGGGTGGCATTTCCCTACTCCCAGCCACATCACACAAAGGCCAACTGCAAGACCTGATCTCCAAGGTTCAAGGTGGGGCATTGACACACTCCTCTGTTCACACATCAAAGTTAGGAGAGAAAGGAAgccccccaccaccaccacctgccccagctcagctcaggacAAGGAACAGCAGGAGCCAACATCACAGCTCAGATACATCCAACACTCCCTCCAACACGAGCCACAGAAGAGGACTCCTCTCCCTTCCAATGGCATGTTTTCAAGCCTGTGTCATATACTGCCACAGGCACTGAATGTGTTTGAAGTCCTGAAGAGCAGGGTCAGGGATCAAGAGAGACGGAGAGGCTCACACACAACTTGCATTGACAGACCCTGGTTTGCCAgaccacagagaagagaaggaaatggcACCTGGGCTGGAACAAAAATCAGGGGAGACTCTCACCTCCAAcagctgagccccaggagcataccacccaccctgggctgctgagcACCACCCCTAGGGCATCATTGCCTTCATGGGGATTCAGGGTCTATGGCAGAGCCTGACATGGGACAGTGGGCTCATGTGAGGGAGAGGTCCAGGGAAGGATCCCTGGCTTCAGAGGGCCtttccccagcccatcccacacAGGGCACTTCCAGCCAGGTGTCATACCTTGGTAGAACTGGGTGTTGCCCAGAAAGAGGGTGCTATTGAGGATGGCCAGGAcccagcagaggggcagcaggtaGAGGACACAGATAGTGCCCAGTAGCGCCCCAtaaaacctgtggaaaacagcagGATACTGTGGTCAAGTCAGTGCAACTCACACACAAACCCCTTCCTTCATCTGGTGTTCCATCTGTTCTCTCCAAGTACCAAACAAATCAAACACAGCACCACAGGCCTGGCTGAGCCCCTCTCCCCACCAAGCCCACCACAGGGTACCTGACCCAGTACTACTCACTGGGAAGAGACAGTGGGGTTCTCCCAGTACAGCACACGGTACACTGcctcacagctgcagcacatcccGTTCAGAAACCCCTCCAGCTGGATCAGGCTGCGAATGAGACagtcacaaaaaaacccacaaacacacaccctCGTTCCCCACATTCACGTGAGTTACAGCAGCCAAACTGCAGCCAAACTGCAACCAAACCGCACGGCCTCCAAGAAGGCTTTGTGGCTGCAGAGGCCCCCACAGTCCCAGCGCTGGGGAGGCCCCAGGCACTCACAAGCTCTTGACCTGGGCGATGGCCTCCTGCCGCGAGAGCTGCACCTTGCGCAGATCCTCCCTGCGGATGCTGTGGTACCTCCTGCGCACCAGCTCCGGCTCCGAGGGCCGGGCCCGGCACGTCTCCTGCAGATAACCCAGCAGGGCCGGCACCGCCACCAGCAGGGCGAGCACCGAGTACCAGGCAGCTGGAAGAGGCGGGACAGCGTCAGCCCGGAGGGTCCGGGAACGGGAGCAGCCCCGACCCCCGGGACGCACCTTGGCCGAGGGTGAGCAGGAGGAAGTTGAGGCCGAGGCAGACCAGGAGAGAGCACACGGGCCGCTGCCACCTGCCGACAGGGGGAAGGCCAGGGATATGAGACCCGGGCACGGTCCCGGTCTCGATCCTGGCCCAGCCCGCACCTACCGGAGGAGGGAGCGGACACCGTCGGCGGCGTCCCGCAGCGGCTCCAGGTAGAGCTCCAGGCGCCGGTAGCTCcgcaccagctccagcaggtcGAAAGCAGCGGCGGCCTTGGGAGGCGACGGCTCCGGCGGGGCCTCAGCAGCTCCCGCCGCCCCTTCGGGGCCGCCTGCCGCCCCGTCCCGCTCCACCGCCTGCATgacgggaccgggaccgggaccggggccgggagcgggaaTCGAAcggccccgccgcgctcggCCCGACACCGCCGCGCGCTCCCGTGACGCGGCGGGCGCGCCGTGAGCTCCGCGCGGCCAATGGGAGCGGCGCGCCGGGAGCCCCGCCCGCGGGGAACGGGAACGGGCCGCGCCCGGCGCTCCGGGCCCGCCCGGCTCCGACCGCGCTGCGTGCCCGCCGCCCTGCTGGGGCTTGCGCGCCGGCACGCCCTGGGCGGGAGGCGCGGGGCGGAGTCTCGGTGAGCCCGGTCTAGACACGGGACCCGGCCCGGTCCCGATTCGGGTCTGCTGTGGTGTAGGGCTCATTCACAGCCTGGATCCGGTCCCAGTCCAGGGCTGAGCACTGATCCGTGTCTAATCCAGGTCCAGGGCTCAGTCCCAATCTGCGTCTTGGCGTGGCCTGCATCCAGCTGTGACGGTCGCGGTGGGTTTGTCCCTGTGAGGTTGCTGGGCCACCTCTCCCCAAGGAGAGACcggggagcagccccacaccGAATCCctggaggggagcagcaggTTCCCCACAGGCCCTGAGCGTGGCTGGCAGCTCATTCGCTGCCCCTCCATACCCCCaatgcagcccagccctgggtgcaCTGGCActgtcctgcccagcagcctgcagccctgctcgCACTGCTCAGGGCACCATGGGCCGTCCTAAAAGGTGCTTGCAGTAGACCAGGGATGCTGGCTCCCAGAGATGCTCTGGGGATCCTGGATTCTGTCTGATGCCAAAAGTTGTAACTTCGTTATAAccctgtgctggctcttggACAATGAGGGTACAGTGCTGCTGCCGACTGCCTGCAGCCTCTGATGAACAGGGCATGTGTCCCATGGGCACAAGGCTGGGGACCCA
Proteins encoded:
- the SFRP5 gene encoding secreted frizzled-related protein 5, which produces MPQAGTHPRSRGTALLALSLVLAGSLGGGQHYDYYGWQPESLPHGRFYGREPQCLDIPADMQLCRDVGYKRMRLPNLLEHETMAEAKQQAGSWVPLLAKQCHTDTQLFLCSLFAPVCLDRPVYPCRSLCEVVRDSCAPVMESYGFPWPEMLHCGKFPSDHELCIAVQFGNSKATPPPVSKICTQCEMEHKADGMMEQMCSSDFVVKMRIKEVTEENGERRLVAAQKKKVLKLGPLKRKDTKKMVLHMRNAGTCPCPQLDSLSGSFLVMGRKVGGRLLLLAIYPWQKHNKEMKFAVKFMFSYPCPLYHPLLYGAGQH
- the ZFYVE27 gene encoding protrudin isoform X2 codes for the protein MQAVERDGAAGGPEGAAGAAEAPPEPSPPKAAAAFDLLELVRSYRRLELYLEPLRDAADGVRSLLRWQRPVCSLLVCLGLNFLLLTLGQAAWYSVLALLVAVPALLGYLQETCRARPSEPELVRRRYHSIRREDLRKVQLSRQEAIAQVKSFLIQLEGFLNGMCCSCEAVYRVLYWENPTVSSQFYGALLGTICVLYLLPLCWVLAILNSTLFLGNTQFYQVIMELKASIEQCVGSKPLESTPEPAEPLPPAAAPDRTPTPTSAEDLTPGSVEEAEEAEPDEEFKDAIEEDDESSQCSADFDLSLPDNGFMSKNEVIRSKVSRLTERLRKRYPSNNFGNCTGCAATFSVLKKRRSCSNCGNSFCSRCCSFKVPKAVMGATAPEAQKETVFVCALCNQVLIK
- the ZFYVE27 gene encoding protrudin isoform X1; the protein is MQAVERDGAAGGPEGAAGAAEAPPEPSPPKAAAAFDLLELVRSYRRLELYLEPLRDAADGVRSLLRWQRPVCSLLVCLGLNFLLLTLGQAAWYSVLALLVAVPALLGYLQETCRARPSEPELVRRRYHSIRREDLRKVQLSRQEAIAQVKSFLIQLEGFLNGMCCSCEAVYRVLYWENPTVSSQFYGALLGTICVLYLLPLCWVLAILNSTLFLGNTQFYQVIMELKASIEQCVGSKPLESTPEPAEPLPPAAAPDRTPTPTSAEDLTPGSVEEAEEAEPDEEFKDAIEENQLLVMEDDESSQCSADFDLSLPDNGFMSKNEVIRSKVSRLTERLRKRYPSNNFGNCTGCAATFSVLKKRRSCSNCGNSFCSRCCSFKVPKAVMGATAPEAQKETVFVCALCNQVLIK